A genome region from Musa acuminata AAA Group cultivar baxijiao chromosome BXJ3-5, Cavendish_Baxijiao_AAA, whole genome shotgun sequence includes the following:
- the LOC135638495 gene encoding inositol-3-phosphate synthase-like, with product MFIEKFKVDSPNVRYGEEAIEAVYHYETTELVHENREGDYQWVVKPKTVVYNFKTDTRVPKLGVMLVGWGGNNGSTLTAGVIANKEGISWATKDTVQQANYFGSLTQASTIRVGSFNGEEIYAPFKSLLPMVDPDNIVFGGWDISDMNLADAMARAKVLDLDLQKQLRPYMESMVPLPGIFDPDFVAANQGARANNVIKGTKKEQVQQIIKDIREFKEKTKVDKVVVLWTANTERYSNVVVGLNDTVENLMASLEKNDAEISPSTLYGIACVLENMPYINGSPQNTFVPGLIDLAIQRNSLIGGDDFKSGQTKMKSVLVDFLVGAGIKPASIISYNHLGNNDGMNLSAPQTFRSKEISKSNVVDDMVSSNGILYETGEHPDHVIVIKYVPYVGDSKRAMDEYTSEIFLGGRSTIVLHNTCEDSLLAAPIILDLVLLAELSTRIQLKAEGEDKFHSFHPVSAILSYLTKAPLVPLGTPVVNALSKQRAMLENILRACVGLAPENNMNLEYK from the exons ATGTTCATAGAGAAGTTCAAGGTGGACAGCCCCAACGTGAGGTATGGCGAGGAGGCGATCGAGGCGGTGTACCATTACGAGACCACTGAGCTGGTGCACGAGAACCGGGAGGGGGACTACCAATGGGTCGTCAAGCCCAAGACCGTCGTATACAACTTCAAGACCGACACCCGCGTCCCCAAGCTCGG TGTGATGCTCGTGGGATGGGGCGGGAACAATGGATCCACCCTCACAGCCGGAGTAATCGCCAACAAAGA GGGGATCTCTTGGGCGACCAAGGACACGGTGCAGCAAGCTAACTATTTTGGATCCCTGACCCAGGCCTCCACCATCAGGGTTGGCTCCTTCAATGGGGAGGAGATCTATGCCCCCTTCAAGAGCCTGCTTCCTATG GTTGATCCGGATAATATAGTGTTTGGGGGATGGGATATCAGCGACATGAACCTGGCAGATGCCATGGCCAGGGCCAAGGTCCTGGACCTAGACCTTCAGAAGCAGCTGAGGCCCTACATGGAGTCCATGGTCCCCTTGCCCGGGATCTTCGACCCCGACTTCGTCGCCGCAAACCAGGGTGCTCGGGCCAACAATGTGATCAAAGGAACCAAGAAGGAGCAGGTCCAACAAATTATCAAGGATATAAG GGAGTTCAAGGAGAAGACAAAGGTGGATAAGGTGGTTGTGCTATGGACTGCTAACACAGAGCGGTACAGCAATGTAGTTGTGGGGCTTAATGACACCGTGGAGAATCTCATGGCTTCCCTGGAGAAGAATGATGCCGAGATATCTCCATCAACGTTGTATGGGATAGCTTGTGTTCTGGAAAATATGCCTTACATCAACGGAAGCCCACAGAACACTTTCGTGCCTG GGCTCATTGATCTGGCTATTCAAAGGAACAGTCTTATAGGAGGAGATGACTTCAAGAGTGGGCAGACCAAGATGAAGTCTGTCTTGGTTGATTTTCTGGTGGGAGCAGGAATTAAG CCGGCCTCTATTATCAGCTACAATCATCTGGGAAACAATGATGGGATGAATCTCTCGGCGCCACAAACCTTCAGGTCCAAGGAGATCTCAAAGAGCAATGTTGTCGATGACATGGTCTCGAGTAATGGCATCCTCTATGAGACTGGGGAGCACCCTGACCATGTTATTGTCATCAAG TATGTACCATATGTCGGGGACAGCAAGAGGGCAATGGATGAATACACATCAGAGATATTCTTGGGCGGCAGGAGTACCATCGTTCTTCACAACACTTGCGAGGACTCCTTGTTGGCTGCACCCATCATATTGGACTTAGTGTTGCTGGCTGAGCTGAGCACTAGAATCCAACTTAAAGCTGAGGGAGAG GACAAATTCCACTCTTTTCACCCGGTGTCCGCAATTCTGAGTTACCTCACCAAGGCTCCACTT GTTCCTCTAGGCACACCAGTGGTGAATGCCCTCTCCAAGCAGAGGGCCATGCTGGAGAACATACTCAGGGCTTGTGTTGGCCTGGCTCCGGAGAACAACATGAACCTTGAATACAAGTGA